The region CGATCCGGGCCTGCTGATCGACCGCGCCGTTGCCGCAGCAGCCGGGAAACTGGGCGACGAGGCGCAGGAATTGATCGGCTGCCGGGCAGCGGCAGCGGCCAAGGACGGCTGATACGGCGCTGATCCTTAGGAACCGTTGCGCTTTGCCGCGCGACCCGGCAGAAATCGCCCCATGCCATATGCGTGGACCAACAGGAACGAGGGCGGGGCCGAGCTGGTGCTGTGGCCCTTCCGCTCCTTGCCGCGCAAGGGGTTTGTCTGGTTCATCGGCGTGACTGTCGTGCTGCTGACCGTGCCACTGGCGGCGGTCCTGGGCACGGCGGTGCTCTGGGGGCTTCTGCCCTTCATGGCGCTGGCAGTGGGCGGCATCTGGTGGGGGCTGCAGCGCAGCTATCGCAGCGGCGAGACGCGTGAGGTGCTGCGCATGGACCGCCAGCGGCTCAGCATCCATCGCAGCGATCCGGGTCGCGCGGCGCGGGATTGGGAAACGAATACCTATTGGGCGCGCCCGGTGCTGCGCAAAGGCCCGGTCGAGGATTACCTGACCGTCACCGACGGCCAGCGCGAGATCGAACTGGGGGCCTTCCTGACGCCCGAGGAACGGCGGGAACTTCACGGGGAATTGCTGCGCCGGCTGGCCGATCTGCGCTGACCCGGCAAAAGAAAACGGCGCCTGACCCAAGGCCAGACGCCGCATCTTCGTCGTGACGACCGGCCCGGTTCAGGCCAGCAGCTTTTCCTTGACCATCGGCCCGACCGCGCCGAAATCCATCTGCCCGGCATGGCGGGTGCGCAGTTCGGCCATCACCCGGCCCATGTCGCGCACGGAATCGGCACCCAGATCGGCGATCGCCTTCTGCACCGCCTCGGCCGATTCCTCGACCGACATCTGGCGCGGAAGATATTCCTGGATCACCTTGATCTCGTTATACTCTTTCTCGGCCAGTTCCATCCGGCAGCCCTCTTCATAGGCGCGGGCGGATTCCTGGCGTTGCTTGACCATCTTCGACAGGATGGCGATCAGGTCGGCATCGCTCAGCACCGCCTCGTCGCCGGCACCGGTGCGCGCGGCGATCTCGCGGTCCTTGATGGCCGCGCCGATCAGGCGCAGCGTCGACAGCCGCTCGCTGTCGCGGGCTTTCATCGCTTCCTTGGTCGCGGTCTGCAGTCGGACACGCAAATCCATTGTCTGATCCTTGCTCATGCTCCGCCCATCTGGCGGAAAGCCGGTCATTTAGGGATTCTGCCGCCGCAAATCAAGCCGCGCCGGCTTGACCCCGGCACCCGCCCCCCCTATTGACAGGCCGATTTCAAGACAGAGGTGCCGCGATGGCCGACAAACCCACAGCCTGCCTGGCGCTTGCCGACGGCACGGTGTTCTTTGGCCAGGGCTTCGGCGCGACCGGCGAGGTCGTGGCCGAACTGGTCTTCAACACCGCGATGACCGGCTATCAGGAGATCATGACCGATCCCTCCTATGCCAGCCAGATCGTCACCTTCACCTTCCCCCATATCGGCAATACCGGCGTCACGCCCGAGGATGACGAGGCACCCGAGCCGGTGGCCAGCGGCATCATCGTGAAATGGGACCCGACCGAGCCGTCGAACTGGCGCGCCACCAGCGACCTGGTTGAATGGATGGAACGCCGTGGCCGGATCGGCATGGGCGGCGTCGACACCCGCCGGCTGACCCGCGCGATCCGGTTGCAGGGCGCGCCGCATGTGGTGCTGGCCCATGATCCCGAGGGGAATTTCGACATTGCCGCGCTGGTCGCCCGCGCCCGTGACTGGAAGGGGCTGGTCGGCCTCGATCTGGCCAAGGATGTCAGCTGCGCCCAGAGCTACCGGTGGGATCAGGGCCTGTGGTCCTGGGAAAAGGGCTTTGACGAGGCCCCCGAGCGGCCGCAGGGCGAGAAACCCTTCCGCGTCGTGGCGCTGGATTACGGCGCCAAGCGCAACATCCTGCGCTCGCTGGCCTCGACCGGGGCCGAGGTGACAGTGCTGCCGGCGACGGCCACCGCCGAGGAAGTGCTGGCCCATGATCCCGAGGGGGTGTTCCTGTCGAACGGCCCCGGCGATCCGGCGGCGACCGGCGCCTATGCCGTGCCGATGATCCAGACGCTGCTGGCCCGCGACCTGCCGATCTTCGGCATCTGCCTTGGCCATCAGATGCTGGCGCTGGCCCTTGGCGCCAAGACCATCAAGATGAACCACGGACATCACGGCGCCAACCATCCGGTGAAGGATATCGAGACCGGCAAGGTCGAGATCACCTCGATGAACCACGGCTTCGCGGTCGACAGCCAGACCCTGCCCGCCGGCGTCAAGGAGACCCATGTCAGCCTGTTCGACGGCAGCAATTGCGGACTGCGCGTCGAGGACCGGCCGGTCTTCTCGGTGCAGTATCATCCCGAGGCGGCACCGGGTCCGCAGGACAGTTTCTACCTGTTCGAACGCTTCGCCGAGGCGATGGCGCAAAGGCGCGCGGGCTGAAAACGCTGCTTTAACAGCTTTTTAACGCCTGACATGCAAGCAATGGGTGAACCGCAGGGAGTCGCCCAATGCTGCCCATTGCTTCCGAGCCTGCCGAAGACCCCACCACCCCGATCACGGCTGCCGCCGCGCCGGATCGCGCTGACAATGTCCTGCCCCTGCCAGGGCCGGGCCTTCGCTCTGCCGCCCTCGCCCGTCATAAGGCATCGCGCGACGCCGCGCCCCCACCGCGCGAGTTGCGCCCCCTCGGCCAGATCCTTCTCGAAGACGGTGCGGTCAGTTCCGAGCTTCTGCTGCGGGCGGCGGTGTTGCGCCGGCGTCAGGATGCCCGGCTCGAGGACATCCTGCTGGCCCAGGGTTGGGTTACCGAAGACGCGCTGGCCCGGGCGCTGGCGCGGCAATGGCGCACCAATACCGTCGATCTGCAGGCCCAGCCCCCCGATCCGCGCCTGATCGACGAGCTGGGGGCCGAGTTCTGCATGACCCATGCCCTCGTCCCCTGGCGCCGCACCGCCGGGCTGACCTGGATCGCCACCGCGCGGCCCGAGGCTTTTGCCGAGGTATCGCACCGTTTCCCCGAGGGCTTTGGCAACCTGCGGATGCTGCTCTGCTCTGAAGTCGCCGCGCAGGAGGCGATCCTGCTCACTCGCCGCACGCAACTGATCCGCGCCGCCGAGGCAAGGGTGCCGGCCCCGGAAAGCTGCCGCCAGGCCAGCCAAGGCCGCGCCACCCGGATCGCGTTGGGGGCGCTGGCGATGCTGGCGCTTGGGCTGGTCTTCGCACCGGTGGCGATTCTCGCGGTGCTGGCGATCTGGGTGGTGGGCACGCTGGTCTGCGTGACCGTGCTGAAGGCGCTCTGCTTCGCCGCGACCCTTGCCGGAGAGCGGGCCGAGCGGCGGGCCAAGGCCGATCTGGCCGCGCTGAGCCGCACCCCGCCCGAGATGACCGGGCCGCTGCCGCTGATTTCCGTCATGGTGCCGATGTTCGCCGAAAGCGACATTGCCGAGCGGCTGGTCGGGCGGCTGGCGCGGCTGACCTATCCGCGCGAGTTGACCGATATCCTGCTGGTGATCGAGGAAGGCGACCGGATCACCCGCGACGCGCTGGCCATTGCCGGGCTGCCGCGCTGGATCCGCGTCGTCACCGTGCCCGATGGCCCGATCCGCACCAAGCCTCGGGCGCTGAACTATGCGCTGAACTTCTGCCGCGGTCAGATCATCGGGGTCTGGGATGCCGAGGACGCGCCCGAGCCCGAGCAGCTGCACAAGGTCGCCCGCCGCTTTCACTTCGCCCCGGATGACGTGGCCTGCCTGCAGGGGGCGCTGGATTTCTACAACCCCCGCACCAACTGGCTGGCGCGCTGTTTCACCGTCGAATATGCCGGCTGGTTCCGCGCCATCCTGCCCGGCGCGGCGCGGCTGGGGCTGGTCATTCCGCTTGGCGGCACCACGCTGTTCTGCCGGCGCGCCGCGCTGGAACAGGTCGGGGCCTGGGACGCGTGGAACGTCACCGAGGATGCCGATCTGGGCGTGCGCTTTGCCCGCCGCGGCTTGCGTACCGAGATGCTGGACACCACCACCGACGAAGAGGCCAATTGCCGCACGGTGCCCTGGGTCAAGCAGCGCTCGCGCTGGATCAAGGGCCATGCGCTGACCTGGGCCGTGCATATGCGCGATCCGCGCCGGCTACTGGCGGAACTGGGGGCGAAACGCTTCATCGCCTTCCAGGTGCAGTTCCTCGGATCGCTGTCGCAATACCTGCTGGCCCCGGTGCTGCTGAGCTTCTGGCTGATCGCCCTTGGCCTGCCGCATCCGCTGGCCGCGCC is a window of Paracoccus zhejiangensis DNA encoding:
- a CDS encoding DUF2244 domain-containing protein, with protein sequence MPYAWTNRNEGGAELVLWPFRSLPRKGFVWFIGVTVVLLTVPLAAVLGTAVLWGLLPFMALAVGGIWWGLQRSYRSGETREVLRMDRQRLSIHRSDPGRAARDWETNTYWARPVLRKGPVEDYLTVTDGQREIELGAFLTPEERRELHGELLRRLADLR
- a CDS encoding GatB/YqeY domain-containing protein, which encodes MDLRVRLQTATKEAMKARDSERLSTLRLIGAAIKDREIAARTGAGDEAVLSDADLIAILSKMVKQRQESARAYEEGCRMELAEKEYNEIKVIQEYLPRQMSVEESAEAVQKAIADLGADSVRDMGRVMAELRTRHAGQMDFGAVGPMVKEKLLA
- the carA gene encoding glutamine-hydrolyzing carbamoyl-phosphate synthase small subunit yields the protein MADKPTACLALADGTVFFGQGFGATGEVVAELVFNTAMTGYQEIMTDPSYASQIVTFTFPHIGNTGVTPEDDEAPEPVASGIIVKWDPTEPSNWRATSDLVEWMERRGRIGMGGVDTRRLTRAIRLQGAPHVVLAHDPEGNFDIAALVARARDWKGLVGLDLAKDVSCAQSYRWDQGLWSWEKGFDEAPERPQGEKPFRVVALDYGAKRNILRSLASTGAEVTVLPATATAEEVLAHDPEGVFLSNGPGDPAATGAYAVPMIQTLLARDLPIFGICLGHQMLALALGAKTIKMNHGHHGANHPVKDIETGKVEITSMNHGFAVDSQTLPAGVKETHVSLFDGSNCGLRVEDRPVFSVQYHPEAAPGPQDSFYLFERFAEAMAQRRAG
- a CDS encoding glycosyltransferase — its product is MLPIASEPAEDPTTPITAAAAPDRADNVLPLPGPGLRSAALARHKASRDAAPPPRELRPLGQILLEDGAVSSELLLRAAVLRRRQDARLEDILLAQGWVTEDALARALARQWRTNTVDLQAQPPDPRLIDELGAEFCMTHALVPWRRTAGLTWIATARPEAFAEVSHRFPEGFGNLRMLLCSEVAAQEAILLTRRTQLIRAAEARVPAPESCRQASQGRATRIALGALAMLALGLVFAPVAILAVLAIWVVGTLVCVTVLKALCFAATLAGERAERRAKADLAALSRTPPEMTGPLPLISVMVPMFAESDIAERLVGRLARLTYPRELTDILLVIEEGDRITRDALAIAGLPRWIRVVTVPDGPIRTKPRALNYALNFCRGQIIGVWDAEDAPEPEQLHKVARRFHFAPDDVACLQGALDFYNPRTNWLARCFTVEYAGWFRAILPGAARLGLVIPLGGTTLFCRRAALEQVGAWDAWNVTEDADLGVRFARRGLRTEMLDTTTDEEANCRTVPWVKQRSRWIKGHALTWAVHMRDPRRLLAELGAKRFIAFQVQFLGSLSQYLLAPVLLSFWLIALGLPHPLAAPLSALWPGHAVAVLVALLLSAEAVNIAIGLWAVRGPKRGHLRPWVPTLHVYHPLGCLAGWKAIYEAVVKPFYWDKTVHGVYDGPQDAAEAEVPPVAAMPQNPAAHLPGTVTIPVLGVLEDGRARRTPPAPELQDKLRELLVASNSILGQDFAADADDAIGAAQDMSGPAATLRRDRSSESAGRAPVPAPLPRHLQLSFLRRRRGAA